A stretch of DNA from Toxotes jaculatrix isolate fToxJac2 chromosome 15, fToxJac2.pri, whole genome shotgun sequence:
GTTCAAGTTTGTTGATCATTCTCTTGACCATTTGCtaaactgaaaaacatctttgttttggtttggttacCCAGGATGGCCCTCGAGGGTGGCAAAGTGTGTTTAATTGCTCTCCTGGGAGGATGGAGATAATGACCTATTGACCATTTCCAACTTAATGAATCTACATTCATTACCTTTGTAAATAAAGCATACAGTGTCCTATCCCATGGGCTCTCATTAAAGTCTTAAGATGATCAAACAAACATTATATTGGTGGGGAGTTGAGCCTTACCCACATTTATACCATACAATAgtatttcataaatattttttctttcaccaaAACTTCTCTCACACTAATATGCAGTAACACTAATTCCCCAGGCagtgttgcctcacagcaagagggttccaggttcaagCCCCTGTCTGGGCACTTCTGTACAGAGTTTGTATGTTCTCCCTGTGTAGAGGGCATCCGGTGTAAAACATACGAATCGTCGGATGATTCGCTGTGGCGACCCCCTAATGGGGAACAGCCGAAagtggaacaacaacaacaaattccCCAGGTTCTGTGTTTCCACATCTGGTGCAGCTACATGAGGGGTGTCACGGCTGTGGTGGGCATTGAGGAGGGCTGAGGGACTAATACAAATCATTACAGTAACCTTACATCAGTCATGTCATAAGTGTGTGTATAGCCAGTTGTTTTGAAAAGCATGTTATGGTTGTAATTATGTGCAAAATGTTGCATCACATTTGCTTCATGatagtctgtttttcttttgattccTCTGAGTAACTCAGATTGGTACACGAGTGTACAGAAGTCATTGTTGGACACTTTGCACTAAGATCTTATTATGACCTTTAAAGGTCTAAGCAATTATttgataattaaataaaaatatgatcacTGATGAGCATTTCTATTTGAAACTGGAGACTAAATCAGTTATACTTTCAGTTTGTTTAACTGAATCCTTCTTTTTGCTTGTGAGCCTACTTTTGCTATTATATGAACAATCCTTGCACACCACTAGGTacacattcaaaaacacacatttgtggaGTTCAAAGTACTGACTTGTGTCAACATCAAGCTGAAACTTCAGAGGTGATTTGCTACAATGAGAAATTttatcagtatttatttatctgtattTAAAGTCTGTCAGTATTGGATATATGTCTTACTGtcagcaaatcccatgaaaataccaaaaccaacagtgttGACTCTGCTAACAAGTAATGTCTGTGTATCCCAGCCTGGACATATCTTATTccctgtgccacagagctccattttTGGACAAAAACTATTCAAAATACATCGGTGAGCCACATCATTGCATTGAGtaacatgttccttcatcaaaTGGAGACAATAGTTTATTTTGGCTCAAGCACATATACAACAGCCTGCTGCCATAAAAACTCACTAGCGCACCAAATAAGCCTCAGAATTCAAGTTtgtgaaaagcaaaaaacatcCAGTCAGCAGCAGTTCTGCAGACGGAAACTTGCTGATGGGAGAGGCcagaggagaatggccagaggagaatggccagactgGTTAGACCTGACAAAAAGGCTACTCTAACTCTGATGACCACTCATAACTGTTGTGAGAAGAAGAACATGTTGTCTCACTTTGAGCCCCCCAGTATCTACAAATCATCATTTAAATGACGCAGCCTGTcagagtattgttgctgaccacgTTCATCCCTTTATGTCCACAGTTttccatcttctaatggctactgcctgcactttattacttacttacttactttactttacttactctactttgtgtttatatttgcataagtgttctttttttatgtatttgtgttatttatttatatgtgtgccttaaagctgagagtctctgcaaaatttcgttatgttcgcataatgacagtaaagactcttgaatcttgattCTTGAtaaatgctccatgtcacaaagcaaaaatcGTGTCAAACTGGCTTTATTCCAACAATAATGCTCAGTAGTCTCAACCGAAGACTTGGGCTTTGAGGTAGACAAAACTCAAAATTGTAGTTGAAGTTAAAATTGACCACCAGCCATGATCATGTCAGAGAAAAACGAATATCACAGTTGCGCTAGTGTGCAATGAGTGAAATGTTCCATACCAGACTCCCCCTGGAGCGATGGCTGTGGTGatgtaactgtgtgtgacaAGTTAAAGAGGCTCTCAACTATTTCTGTGAAACCAGAGCGGTTACCTGCCATGCCAgtgaccacacacagacagcatgaGGTACATTCAGGAGTGGTGAGACATTACCATTGTgtttatacagtaaatatatcTGGGACTCTATCCATTCTGATTTAACTTATTGCCTTACTTATTGTTGATATTAGGAGTTATATATCAAATACATGTTTCCTACTCATAATTATATTCTGTCATGTTTGACTTTGGAAatgtctctgtgcagctctgtggtTCAATGCAGTACCTGCCTCGTTTAATGTCAGGACCAGCCAATGAGTAAACAGGTAACAAAGAGGAGCAGTTGCACTGTGACTGTTGACAGGATCCACCAGTAGAATTTTCATTATTTACCTCTTATACTGTCTATGGGGTAAATGGAAAACAATACTTATCCCCCTTATTTTAACCTCACAATGTTTGTGGACATAGGAAACTACCGCTACCCAACATTTGTCTTATGTTTCTTGTTGTATGCTTTTATTATCACAGCTAATCTTGTCATAATACTGGTAATTTCACAAGAGAAAACCTTACATGAGCCcatgtatatttttattatgtgCCTCTCTATTAACTCTCTGTACGGCTCGGCCGGCTTCTTCTTCAGATTTCTCAGAGACCTTGTGTCTGACACTCATTTGATCTCACGGTCAGCTTGTTTCATTCAGATCTATGTCATTTACACATATGCATCCTATGAGCTCACAATTCTAGGCATTATGGCTTATGATCGGTATGTTGCTGTGTGTCAACCTTTACATTACCACAATAAATTAACCTCCAGGGTGGTCTCTGTGTTGATCGCCTTAGCGTGGATCTATCCAGCCTTCTCTGTTGCAGTCTGTGTCTATCTGTCCTCCAGACTTCCGCTGTGTGGCAATAAGATACCAAAGGTATTCTGTGCAAACTGGCCTGTTGTAAAACTGTCATGTGTCACTACTGTGCTCAATAACCTTATTGGCATGCTTGTGTCTACAAGCACAGTCTTTCTGCCCCTAGCTTTTGTCTTGTATACATATGTACGAATTTTTCTGGCTTGTAGAAAACGTTCTTCAGAGTTC
This window harbors:
- the LOC121193918 gene encoding olfactory receptor 142-like codes for the protein MENNTYPPYFNLTMFVDIGNYRYPTFVLCFLLYAFIITANLVIILVISQEKTLHEPMYIFIMCLSINSLYGSAGFFFRFLRDLVSDTHLISRSACFIQIYVIYTYASYELTILGIMAYDRYVAVCQPLHYHNKLTSRVVSVLIALAWIYPAFSVAVCVYLSSRLPLCGNKIPKVFCANWPVVKLSCVTTVLNNLIGMLVSTSTVFLPLAFVLYTYVRIFLACRKRSSEFKGKVIQSCLPHIVTFVNYSITVFCDVALSRINLEEMNPFLGIIMSLEFVVIPPILNPLVYGLKLPEIRKLILRMLSCSKHTKQTKS